TGTGGATGAAAGTAATAGGTTATTATTAATAAATAGAAAGATATGCTGTCTACATTGTCTAAAAAAATAGTCATGTGCCTTACCGGATTATTCCTGTGTTTTTTTCTGATTATTCACTTTCTGGGAAACCTGCAGCTATTTCTTCCTGCGGAGCAGGCAAGAGAGCAGTTTAACTGGTATTCTCATTTTCTGTCCGGTAATGCTTTGATCAAAATAGTTTCTTATGTGCTGTATGCCAGTATACTGCTGCATATGCTGGATGCATTGGTCATCACCATCCGCAATCGTAAATCCGGAGGATCATATAGTCAGGATAAGCGGGGAAGAGCGAGTAAATGGTACAGCCGTAATATGGGTATTCTGGGAACCATCATTTTGATATTCTTGGTGATCCACTTTCAGAATTTTTGGTATGTATACAAATTCGGAACACTTCCGCTTGATAATAACGGACATAAAGATCTTTATCTTCTGGTGGTGACAACTTTCAGAGAATGGTGGTATGTATTGATATATGTCCTGTCTATGATTGCGCTATGCTATCACCTGATTCATGGGGTATACAGTTCCATCCGTACATTGGGATTATTTCATCCTAAGTATATCAAATGGTTAAAAATAGCTGGTATTGCTTATTCTGTGATTATATGTGCAGGATTTGCACTGATGCCGGTATATGTTTATTTCACAATAGATTAGTCTTTAACACTTATTAGGGATGAATTTAGATGCTAAAATACCTCAGGGTCCGTTAGAGGACAAATGGGAAAATTATAAAAAGACAGCTAAACTGGTCAATCCGGCCAACCGGAAGAAACTGGATGTCATTGTGATCGGAACCGGTCTTGCCGGAAGTTCTATCGCTGCTTCACTTGGAGAAATGGGTTATAATGTTAAATCTTTCTGTTTTCAGGACAGTCCGAGAAGAGCACATTCCGTAGCAGCACAAGGAGGTGTCAATGCCGCCAAAAACTATAAAAATGACGGTGACAGTGTATACCGGATGTTTGTGGATACACTCAAAGGCGGAGATTTCAGAGCACGTGAGGCCAATGTGTACCGGATGGCGGAATGTTCACTCCATCTGATTGATCAGGCAGTAGCCCAGGGTGTACCCTTCGGAAGAGAATACGGCGGCTATCTTAATAACCGGTCATTTGGCGGCGTACAGGTAAGCCGTACTTTTTATGCAAGAGGACAGACCGGCCAGCAGTTGTTATTAGGTGCTTATCAGGCACTGATGCGACAAGTTGGTAAAAAGACAGTACAGTTGTTTTCCAGACATGAAATGTTAGATCTGGTAGTGGCAGATGGTAAGGCCAGAGGCGTTATAGTGCGGAATCTGGATACCGGTGTTTTAGAACGTCATGCAGCACATGCTGTTATTCTGGCTACAGGCGGCTACGGTAAAATTTATTATCTGTCAACTCTTGCGATGGGCTGCAACGGTTCAGCCATATGGAGGGCGCACAAAAAGGGAGCGCTGATGGCGAGCCCAAGCTGGACTCAAATTCATCCTACCTCATTGCCTCAGTCGGGAGATTACCAGTCCAAACTGACACTTATGTCAGAATCCCTCCGTAATGACGGCCGTATCTGGGTGCCGACCGATACAGAAGAGCGACGTCCGGCCAATGATATCCCGGAAGAAGAAAGAGATTATTATCTGGAAAGACGCTATCCGGCATTCGGCAATCTGGCACCTCGTGATATTTCTTCCCGTGCAGCCAAAGAACGCATTGATGCAGGATATGGCATAGGCCCACTTAAGAATGCCGTCTATCTGGATTTTGCGAAGGCGATCAAAGAACAAGGTGTAGAAAAGATCAAAGAGAAATATGGAAATCTATTTGATATGTATCGTAAGATAACCGGATATGATGCGTACAAAGAGCCCATGATGATATCCCCGTCGGCACACTTTTCTATGGGAGGATTG
The Sphingobacterium spiritivorum genome window above contains:
- a CDS encoding succinate dehydrogenase cytochrome b subunit, with the protein product MLSTLSKKIVMCLTGLFLCFFLIIHFLGNLQLFLPAEQAREQFNWYSHFLSGNALIKIVSYVLYASILLHMLDALVITIRNRKSGGSYSQDKRGRASKWYSRNMGILGTIILIFLVIHFQNFWYVYKFGTLPLDNNGHKDLYLLVVTTFREWWYVLIYVLSMIALCYHLIHGVYSSIRTLGLFHPKYIKWLKIAGIAYSVIICAGFALMPVYVYFTID
- a CDS encoding fumarate reductase/succinate dehydrogenase flavoprotein subunit, whose product is MNLDAKIPQGPLEDKWENYKKTAKLVNPANRKKLDVIVIGTGLAGSSIAASLGEMGYNVKSFCFQDSPRRAHSVAAQGGVNAAKNYKNDGDSVYRMFVDTLKGGDFRAREANVYRMAECSLHLIDQAVAQGVPFGREYGGYLNNRSFGGVQVSRTFYARGQTGQQLLLGAYQALMRQVGKKTVQLFSRHEMLDLVVADGKARGVIVRNLDTGVLERHAAHAVILATGGYGKIYYLSTLAMGCNGSAIWRAHKKGALMASPSWTQIHPTSLPQSGDYQSKLTLMSESLRNDGRIWVPTDTEERRPANDIPEEERDYYLERRYPAFGNLAPRDISSRAAKERIDAGYGIGPLKNAVYLDFAKAIKEQGVEKIKEKYGNLFDMYRKITGYDAYKEPMMISPSAHFSMGGLWVDYELMTTIPGLFALGEANFADHGANRLGANSLLQASVDGYFIAPYTIANYLSGDIHTGKISTDLPEFSEAEKGVQSLLDRLIGSKGDRTVDYYHKTLGKILYDYCGLARNEQGLNYAIAEIRKLRKEFYERVHVPGSLTTMNTELEKAGRVADYLEIGELMCYDALTRKESCGAHFREEYQTPEGEAQRNDEEYQFISAWGWNGEGADPILNKEPLEFEVLQPTVRSYK